Proteins encoded together in one Branchiostoma lanceolatum isolate klBraLanc5 chromosome 11, klBraLanc5.hap2, whole genome shotgun sequence window:
- the LOC136444907 gene encoding uncharacterized protein, protein MVPSLARELGLSNVDMDTIKYAHQNDIMEQKREMLSLWKQRLGTRATPGELIRACRAAKLQDVADKIQNPIHINTDEDVVKQCEEELKVYYRKTMSFYTPLNWAPWVEHEIENHHVKARFKRVHRHEGGIKRIAKSEYLAEDQLLAIIEGDSRDKSIGRVIIEGPPGIGKTTFLKGLVCAWVSGERLTHLKLVFALKGRHLPERGDLCEAILAQNLFPEEHPVQSDRSMAGHLWQWVKANQDKVMFIIDGIAEIPGFKKVSYAKEPEHFVSKLIEGKILRHSNVLLTTTSIQRLDAPVLRWCDAYYTIEGFFNDDITKFVDTFNFKTPKAKADIKDLLGSYANTSLLELCRIPMFLWFLCLIWDDNDHKSKARTVTSLLEEIFDMALRKALGVKEELSEEDQEKVDELCKLSWERTVSGNVCLMSKDVKNIKDLMLKSGFLVKEKSHRVEYTFGHTLFRELFAAKHVVTFPDQTDLYEKLWEPGCPSNSRYSMVCLFVAGLLGANAGPLFEAFARRYSHMLKDDKCSQCCLDEAVMLACRCIVESRNPRKFGQAVATTLLEEMGAERELSINFYREQVKVNTLLGLSYVIENINCMDEFGRINDSQRLSLILDNLWIRSKRGLLRLGEAIMKTKCVHTLSISVTGLDASLLHPKGDDTENKDMRKFMQTIGNTQSNIAKLSLSAQVDRMNESAIRQVSKAFRDNEGLRELDLFVSMFSKWCAPSCQKLVEYSNQPCTKKERIEIFITEVAEAISNMKWLESLRITASILREDVSRGTVVPVLQKHEGITSLSVVGQVKGRGHLTLYGLQSLAMILEENKKLRSVSVRLTTVSDDIKQREKDCESPRDPGDTRANTLYNGLVKSTVTSIDLLFNCVLPREARLFADIVSNNPHLTEVTFSWHTMFPSFLERLADAVEKSRTLKRLALCGKFEDGSSLVRLIGSVLLDKPPSSSKPAGGISSLFLQGQPFLDIAVDALVSFVRSSETSLNRPILLHLGGELFGPQAAAASRNLDALRLDKEASDDNFIIYHGLSVVAVDGERPNVLNFETTLARQFKRSLRESSEEIVVDKRSKQEEQTES, encoded by the exons ATGGTACCATCACTGGCGAGAGAGCTAGGTCTCTCAAATGTCGACATGGACACAATAAAATATGCACATCAAAACGACATCATGGAACAAAAACGAGAGATGCTGAGTCTATGGAAACAAAGGCTTGGAACACGAGCGACCCCTGGCGAACTGATACGGGCTTGCAGGGCGGCCAAGTTACAAGACGTGGCTGACAAAATCCAGAATCCGATCC ATATAAACACAGATGAAGACGTGGTCAAGCAATGTGAAGAGGAGTTGAAAGTGTACTACCGCAAAACCATGTCCTTCTACACACCGCTGAACTGGGCGCCATGGGTGGAGCATGAAATCGAGAACCATCACGTGAAGGCTCGGTTCAAACGAGTCCATCGTCACGAGGGGGGCATCAAACGTATCGCGAAGTCGGAATACTTGGCAGAAGACCAACTCCTCGCCATCATAGAGGGAGACTCCAGGGACAAGAGCATCGGTCGCGTCATCATCGAAGGGCCTCCTGGCATTGGGAAAACCACCTTCTTGAAGGGGTTGGTTTGTGCCTGGGTGAGTGGCGAACGACTTACACATCTGAAGCTGGTGTTCGCCCTCAAAGGCCGCCACCTACCGGAACGTGGCGATCTTTGTGAAGCCATTCTCGCACAGAATCTGTTTCCGGAAGAACACCCCGTCCAGAGCGACCGCAGCATGGCCGGCCATTTGTGGCAATGGGTGAAGGCAAACCAGGACAAGGTCATGTTTATCATCGACGGCATCGCTGAGATACCAGGATTCAAAAAAGTCTCCTACGCAAAAGAGCCGGAACACTTCGTCTCCAAGCTGATTGAGGGTAAAATCTTGAGACACAGCAACGTCTTACTGACAACGACTTCCATCCAAAGGCTTGACGCGCCGGTTCTCAGATGGTGCGATGCCTACTACACCATCGAAGGATTCTTCAATGACGACATAACAAAGTTCGTTGATACATTCAACTTCAAGACACCCAAAGCAAAGGCTGATATCAAAGACCTGCTCGGGTCATACGCTAACACAAGCCTCTTGGAGCTCTGTAGGATCCCCATGTTCCTCTGGTTTCTCTGTCTCATCTGGGACGACAACGATCACAAAAGCAAGGCAAGAACGGTCACCTCGCTACTTGAGGAGATCTTCGACATGGCTCTGAGGAAGGCCCTGGGAGTAAAGGAAGAACTATCAGAAGAGGATCAAGAAAAGGTGGATGAACTATGCAAGCTGTCGTGGGAAAGAACTGTAAGCGGGAATGTCTGCTTGATGAGCAAGGATGTCAAGAACATCAAAGATCTCATGCTCAAGAGCGGGTTCTTGGTCAAGGAGAAGAGCCACAGGGTAGAGTACACATTCGGGCACACCCTCTTCCGGGAGCTCTTCGCCGCCAAGCACGTCGTTACGTTTCCCGACCAGACAGACCTGTACGAGAAACTGTGGGAACCGGGATGTCCCTCCAACTCCAGATACAGCATGGTGTGCCTCTTCGTCGCTGGGCTCCTTGGCGCAAACGCCGGGCCACTGTTTGAAGCGTTTGCTCGACGTTACAGTCATATGCTGAAAGACGACAAGTGTTCTCAGTGCTGCCTCGACGAAGCTGTGATGCTGGCATGTCGGTGCATCGTCGAATCCAGAAACCCGAGGAAGTTTGGACAGGCTGTGGCAACTACGCTGCTAGAGGAAATGGGAGCAGAGAGAGAACTGTCAATCAACTTCTACCGCGAGCAGGTAAAGGTCAACACGTTACTGGGGCTGTCATACGTCATCGAGAACATCAACTGCATGGATGAATTCGGTCGGATCAACGATTCGCAGAGGTTGTCGCTCATCTTGGACAACCTCTGGATCCGTAGCAAGAGAGGGCTACTGCGCTTGGGCGAGGCTATCATGAAAACCAAGTGTGTCCACACACTGTCCATCTCCGTCACGGGCCTCGATGCGAGTCTATTGCACCCCAAAGGCGACGACACGGAAAACAAGGACATGCGTAAGTTCATGCAAACCATAGGGAACACACAGAGTAACATCGCGAAGTTGTCTCTCTCAGCCCAGGTTGACAGAATGAATGAGTCTGCCATTCGACAGGTATCCAAGGCGTTCAGAGACAACGAGGGGCTGAGGGAGCTGGACTTGTTCGTCAGCATGTTCTCCAAATGGTGTGCGCCAAGCTGCCAGAAACTCGTGGAGTACAGCAACCAACCGTGTACAAAGAAGGAGCGCATAGAGATCTTTATCACCGAAGTGGCTGAAGCCATAAGCAACATGAAGTGGCTGGAATCCCTCCGAATCACGGCCAGCATTCTTAGAGAAGACGTGTCCCGGGGAACTGTCGTTCCTGTCCTTCAGAAACACGAGGGCATCACTTCCCTCAGCGTGGTCGGACAGGTCAAGGGGCGGGGCCATCTGACTCTGTACGGGCTCCAGTCCTTGGCGATGATTCTTGAAGAAAACAAGAAGCTGAGGAGCGTGAGCGTCAGGCTGACCACTGTCTCCGATGACATAAAACAGAGGGAGAAAGACTGTGAAAGTCCAAGAGACCCGGGTGACACACGAGCGAACACGCTCTATAACGGCCTCGTCAAGTCTACAGTCACATCCATAGACTTACTCTTCAACTGTGTTCTTCCTCGCGAAGCACGACTCTTTGCCGACATTGTCAGCAACAACCCGCACCTCACAGAAGTGACCTTCTCTTGGCACACCATGTTCCCTTCTTTCCTGGAAAGATTGGCGGATGCTGTAGAGAAGAGCCGTACGTTGAAAAGGCTTGCCTTGTGCGGGAAATTCGAAGACGGCAGCTCTCTGGTGAGGTTGATCGGGTCGGTGTTGCTTGACAAGCCGCCGTCTTCCTCCAAGCCTGCCGGTGGGATCTCGTCCTTGTTCCTACAGGGACAGCCATTTCTCGACATCGCAGTGGACGCTTTAGTGTCGTTTGTCAGAAGCTCAGAAACCAGCCTGAACCGGCCGATACTACTTCATCTCGGCGGAGAGTTGTTTGGTCCACAGGCAGCAGCTGCATCGAGGAACCTGGACGCGCTACGGTTGGACAAGGAGGCATCGGACGATAACTTCATCATCTACCACGGATTGTCTGTGGTAGCCGTGGACGGAGAGAGGCCCAACGTGCTCAACTTCGAGACAACTTTGGCCAGGCAGTTCAAAAGATCATTGCGAGAGAGTTCAGAAGAAATCGTAGTCGATAAAAGGTCAAAGCAAGAAGAACAGACAGAATCATGA